The Paenibacillus sp. RC334 nucleotide sequence CTATATTCGTTAGCGCTTGCGGCGGAAACAGCAATGGAAGTAATTCCGCTTCATCTCCAGGAGATAAGCAAGAGTCAGCTTCCACTGGAGAGAAAAATGCTGATACGACAGACGGTCAGATGCGAAGCTTTAAAACGGTCAAAGGGGATATTCAAATTCCGGCCAAACCGCAGCGTATTGTGACGGATTTTTACGGCGGAGAATTACTGTCCGTAGGGGCTAATGTGGTGGGTGTGGAGCCGACGGCCTTTCAAAATCCTTTCATAACTGCTTTGCTCAAGGAAAAAGGGACCAAAGAGGTGGGTGACCCGACCAATTTGGAGAAGACGCTGGAACTCAAGCCCGATCTGATTGTGGTGATGAAGGATACCAACTATGAGGCATTGTCCAAAATTGCACCTACGCTGTATATTCCTTACGGAACGACTACGAATATTTACGATACGGTCAAGCTGTTTGGTGATATCACCGGGGAGAAAGAGAAAGCAGAGCAATTTATTGCTGCATTTGATAAAAAGGCTGCCGAAGGCCGCGAACGTCTTAAAGGCGTCATTGATCCCAATGCTACCTTTGGTCTGTATGAGCTGACGGACAAAAACGCTCTTTGGATTTTCGGTGACAATGCAGGTCGTGGAGGACAAGCGGTATACAATG carries:
- a CDS encoding ABC transporter substrate-binding protein — translated: MLKKKSFFILAAMMLVLSIFVSACGGNSNGSNSASSPGDKQESASTGEKNADTTDGQMRSFKTVKGDIQIPAKPQRIVTDFYGGELLSVGANVVGVEPTAFQNPFITALLKEKGTKEVGDPTNLEKTLELKPDLIVVMKDTNYEALSKIAPTLYIPYGTTTNIYDTVKLFGDITGEKEKAEQFIAAFDKKAAEGRERLKGVIDPNATFGLYELTDKNALWIFGDNAGRGGQAVYNALKLNMPKKTTNSKEQTVQLSLEVLPQYAADYMFLTTYDPEKKGDALKQLKSSAVWGNLPAVKNNRVFFNDFDTYYRYDPIAITGQIDMIVDMLIERETENKAKK